Within Phaenicophaeus curvirostris isolate KB17595 chromosome 7, BPBGC_Pcur_1.0, whole genome shotgun sequence, the genomic segment CCTAAATGGTGCGCTCCACTTtggagtggggaaaaaatagatCCTAGGCTAAGGAAGACTGGAGTGATATGTGCTGACAGAGGTGGTTTGTACAGCAGTCAGCCACTGGAGCACAAATCCCAGCACACCTCATGGTGGAGACACCTTCTGTAGCAGTTGTTGAGACACTGGGCTGCTTTTGTGCTGCTGGAACCCCCCATGCCCTCCCTGCCTTGGCAGAAGAGTGAAGGTGGCCACCCTGTTCCACTTCCAGGCTGGACATTATCCAGCAGTGCTTGGGCTGGGTGGTGGTCAGGGTTTGGCATCCCCTTCTTGCCTCCCTGCAGGATGTCGGAGTGCAGTGCCCTGTCTGCCGGGAGACCCTGGTCTATGATCTCAGCACTCTGAAGGCAGCGCCGCCCCCGCAGCACGCGCTGGTAAGAGACGGGGGTGGGTGCCCCCCACAAAGAGCACGTCCAGTTGTATAGCCCTGAGTTTTCTTCTCCTGGACCATGAAATCAGCTCTGTATCCCATGTTCTTTCTGTTATCAAAGGAGGGTGTGGGGAGCAGCTCTTGGCACTGCCAGCTGCCGACCCATGCTGGGTGTTGGGAGAGCCCTTACCCCACCTTGCTTTCTCCTGCTCAGGAGCCGTACAGGCCAGATGCGAAAACACTGCAGCAACAGGAAGAACTGCGCTTAATTTTCAAGAGACAGCAAGAGAAGGGGGGCATCATTGACCCCGAAGCCGAGAGGAACCGTTTCTTCATCAGCCTCCAAGCGGTACGGCACCAGGGGGAGGGAGCTGGACCGCAGGACTGAGCGCTGTCATCTGCCCTGTCCCTTTCTCAACCAGtggcttctttctttcagcctCCAGCTGCTGTTGATCCAGGCCAAGCAGCCGCTGCCTCTGAGCCACTGGTGAGTGCGAGCACTGTGGACGCGCCCCAGCTGCCCAGCCGAGCCTCAGCTCCAGAGCCAGCCAGGGCTCCAGAGGCCAGGGTGGAACCTGGGCAGCTGGAAAGGCCTGCTGTGCCCAGGGAGCACCAGAGCAAGAGGGAGAGGCCCAGAGGGGAGAGGCCAGGCTCCAGAGGCCAGGGCAGGCAGTCATGCAGTGGCTCGCAGGAACCAGCAGAGGAAGCTTGTCATCCACCCCATGGCTCCAGGGGATCCAGGGGCTTCAGCCGGAGACCAGAGCGGAGACCTGGTGGGAGGCACAGCCAGGAGTTTCCAAAGCCTCACAGCAGATACAACAGGGCTGCTGCCTTGGCTGAAAGAAAGGAGCTGTGCCCTGAAGACCCCCCACCAGTAGAAGAGACTGTGGACTTGAAAGAGGAGCACCGTGGTATGGAGAGGTGGATCCcagaggagggggctgaggcccggggcagggagaaggacaacCTGACATTCAGCCACAGCGAtcacagagcagctcccagctggcAGGGCCACCACAGGCCCTGGGACTGTGGCAGGTGGGAGAGGTCCAGAGTCCAGGAGCGTGGTTCCTACCGCAAAGCACCAAGAGGGCGAGGGGTGTTTAGGCCCCCTGGACATCGAGAAGCCCATCTCGTTGAGAAAGAGAGTGGCTCCTAGCAGGAGTGCTGAGGGGCCGGGCTgggcaggggagggaagggctgtTTCTGGGTAGAACAGGGAAGGCTCTGGTGGAGCAGTAGCAAGCAGCAAGCAGAGGGAGGAGGTAGTTGGCTTGTAACACATCTTGGGACAGGCAGTGTCTGCAGGATACGTGCAGAGTGAAGCATCCTGGCATGAGCGACTGGCTATTACAAGTGTTGGAGAAGCTGAATCCTGACAGATCATGTCAGCCTTGGTCTCAGAGGAACCGGTGGCCAGGAAGCCTGGATTGAGGACCTGCAGCAATTATCAGTGTATGTGAGCTGCCAAGAAACGTGCATACCTACAGATGAAAGGGACTGAGCCTATTGTGGTGCCATGGCAGAGCCAGAGCTGTGCCAGGCCTTTCCCTGGAAGCCAGCAACCCAGTGGTGGTGCCAAAGGATGAGGCTGTGCCAGAGCAGCAGATGGAGCTCAGCTTGCTGTATCTCTCTGTGCTGCTCAGAGCACCTTCTCAACTGCTGTCCCTTTCCCCTGGAGACaacatcctgctgcttctgcagccctGACCAGTGATCAGCTCATGGGCTTGGCCAGGCCAAGTCCTTTGAACAACAGGACATTTCCCAGTCCCACCCAGGAGAGCTAAACGAAGATTAAGTCAACACATTGGCAGGTCAGGGCTTTGTGGTGGCTGAGACTTCAGGTTGGCTCCTGCTTCCCCAAGAAGCCTGAATTTAGCTGGAGCTCTCGTGTCCTTCAGCTGCCTTTGTGCAGGAAGAAACTGATGGATGGGCCTGGGAAGAACACACTGCTTTGTGATCTCTATGCTCAGGCTGTCTCTTGTAGCTTCCAACAGCCCAGAGTGAAAACACGCCCCAATAGTGTGGATATTCTCACCCTCCTTTCATCCTCAAGCTGATCTTGCTTCAAAGAAATGAGCATTTTCTGCTTAAACTAACTTGGtgcatttccttctgctgctgctttacgGAATTAAACAGTGTCCCACTCCAGAGCCATAACAGGTGGTCCCAAGCCTCTGAAGTGGGATACTGCTATTAAATTAATTCATTGGGTCTTCTCCAGAGCCTGctccctttgttttctctgtcctCTTGCTCCTGTTCTTTGCTGTTTGAGCGAAGGTGTTGATCCGTAGTATTGCTCACTCCCCTCCCTGCTCACTAcacccagggctggggcagagaCCATTTCCTAGCACTCCTGGGTGGCAGGAGACACCCTAGtccctgcttttcctctgtttcagctGTCTGATTCACCCAGACACTACTGATTCCTTCATACTTGTTTGTGCCTTGTGCCAccacctcttttttttgccACACATGGGTGGTTGTGATCCTCCTCCTACTGAGGGCAAAAATGGCCATGCTGTGATGCCCTAGGAAACCAAGGGCTGTGTGTCAGCTGGGAGGGCATTCGTGCTGCGCCTGCCTGGCTGATTCTTTGGCACGTGAAAGTTGCAAAAAAGGTGGCTCTTGAATGGGTCCTCCTCGCTGCTGCCCTGCTCTGACCACGCAGGGCCTTGTCCTGATGGGGTTGGTTTAACCTGTTCCCCAAGAATGTTCCATGCTTACAATTCCAACACTGGCCTGTTTTAAACCCCAATGCTctataagcttttttttttacccctctTACGCTACCTGTCCTGAGCTTGGGGATCAGAGAGCCAGAAGCTGTGCCCTGCTGCAGACAAGGACTGAGCACTCGCTTCCTGAAGAGAACCATGATTTTTCTTCCGTGCTGGTTCTGTCCTTGTCCCAGCTGGTTCCTGGGTGAATGGCCTGCTGTGCTTGGATGAAAAGCTGTAAACTTCATCTGACATTGGTGCTCATTCTGTTGCCTCCTGCCATCACGTGTGAAATCGTCGTGCTCCAAGAAAGGCATTCGATCATGTCCCAAAAGAAACGTGATGTGTGCTCCTCACAGCAGCTGAAGTTGAAGCTCCTTGGCATCCTCCAGTAAGCCAGGCTTACTCTCAACGGGAAAACTGCTGTGCATGATGTTCAGAGCATCGGAATTCAGCCATGGAAATCGGAGTGAGCAAAGACTTGGGTACCTTCAACCAAATGCCAGACGTAGTAGAGGGCAGGGTTTTTCCTGGCAGTAGGGATTTAGGAAGGGCCTTCGCCTCTCTGCTGTCAGCCTGGAGCAAAGAACATTTTGCCACAGTACATGGAAAAACAAGCCTC encodes:
- the RNF25 gene encoding E3 ubiquitin-protein ligase RNF25 — encoded protein: MAATSAEAEAAERALSELEVLEAIYAGELRLERGRGSWEPWELSITLHPATAQDQDSQYVCFTLVLTVPPQYPNKAPEISIRNPRGLSDEQIQKISQTLRSVAEARLGTEVLYELIEKGKEILTDNNIPHGQCVICLYGFQEREAFTKTQCYHYFHSHCLARYAQHMEEEILMQQEEREQHLAPSPKQDVGVQCPVCRETLVYDLSTLKAAPPPQHALEPYRPDAKTLQQQEELRLIFKRQQEKGGIIDPEAERNRFFISLQAPPAAVDPGQAAAASEPLVSASTVDAPQLPSRASAPEPARAPEARVEPGQLERPAVPREHQSKRERPRGERPGSRGQGRQSCSGSQEPAEEACHPPHGSRGSRGFSRRPERRPGGRHSQEFPKPHSRYNRAAALAERKELCPEDPPPVEETVDLKEEHRGMERWIPEEGAEARGREKDNLTFSHSDHRAAPSWQGHHRPWDCGRWERSRVQERGSYRKAPRGRGVFRPPGHREAHLVEKESGS